The Hyphomicrobiales bacterium genomic sequence GCGCGGCCGAGAACACGACCTGAACCGCCATCGCCAGCACCGCCAGCCACGACGTCAGATCTCGTATCCCTCTTCGCCGAACAAAATTCATGACGACCCAAGGAGCCCTTTCGCCCGCGATTAACGCGGACGACCAAACAAACCGGGACGCATCACAAAACCCGAAAGTTTCGAGATCGCCCAGTATCGCCGTCTAGCATCGAGCAGCACATCCCCGCTTGCCCGGCAGCAATTGGAAACGAATGCTAGTCGGCGTAGCGGACGACGGAAACGGAAATCATACGACGGCAACCGGCGCCAGTGTCGCAGGTCACGACACCCGCATTCAGCCCGCCGCCGCACCCGCCCCGTCGAGTTTCAGCCGCCGCATCTTGCGCCATAGCGTGGTGCGGTCGACGCCGAGATATTTCGCCGCCAGAGACTTGTTGCCATTGGCATTGGCCAGCGCTTCCTCGATCCGCTCGCGCTCGTCGTGGACGCCATTGCCATTGCCATTGCCATTGCCGTTCCCCGACCTCGGACGCACGTTGATGCCGCTGTCGCCAAGCGTTGCCGCCCTGATATCCTGCGGCAGGCTCTCCGGGCGGATGACGTTGCCGACCGAACAGATCATCGCGTGCTCGATGGCGTTTTCCAGCTCGCGCACATTCCCCGGCCAGGGGTAGTTCATCAGGATATTGGTGGCCTCCGGGCTGTACTGCACATTGGCCGGGTAGCCGCGCCGCTCGAGCTGGCGACAGAAATGGCGCAGCAGCAGCGGGATATCGCCCGGCCGCTCGCGAATCGCCGGCACGTGCAGCGGGAACACCGCCAGCCGGTAATAGAGGTCGGCGCGGAAATAGCCCTGGTCGACGAGTTCGCGCAAATGCCGGTTGGAGGCACTGATGATGCGCACATCCACCTTCACCGACTTGTCGCTGCCGACCGGCTCGAAGGCACCATCCTGCAGCGCCCGCAACAGCTTGGCCTGCAGATGCATGGGAATTTCGGCGATTTCGTCGAGAAACAGCGTACCGCCGTCGGCCGCCTTGAAACGTCCCTGCCGGTCCTGATTGGCGCCGGTGAAGGCGCCCTTCACATGGCCGAAAAGCTCCGATTCGAGCAGGCTTTCAGGGATCGCCGCACAGTTCACCTCGACGAACGGCCTCGCCGAGCGCCGGCTCAACCGGTGCAGCAGCCGCGCGATATGCGTCTTACCGGTCCCCGATTCGCCCTGCAGCAGCACCGGTGCCTGCATCGGCGCGACCTTCTCGACCCTGTCGAGAATGTCGAGCATGGTCGGATCCTTGGTCACCAGGTCGCCGCTCGCCCGGTCGAGCAGGGTTTCGAGTTGGCGCTTGTTGGTGCGGTCCTGAATGATCACCAGCCGCATGTTGCCCTGCGCCTCGCACGCCCGGCAGCAATGGAATTCCAGATCGCGGACATCGTCCTCGACCGGAATCTGCATCTCGAAGCGGATCAGACTGGAGACCGGCCCGCTTTCCTCTTCCGCCGCGCGTGCACGCGCAACGACTTTTTCCAGCGCGTCCTGCAGGTCGACGCCCTTGATATCGGCAAGCGACTGCAATGGCATGTTGCCGGAATGCCCGAGCAACTGACCGGCGGCCGGGTTCTGATACAGCACCAGACCGTCGCGATCGGTGAGAATTACGCCTTCATCAATATATGAAACGATGGCCTCCAGCAGCGGCAGGAGATCATCCATTTCCCGAAAAATATCCCTCTCCGGCTGAAATAACATAGACCGAACCCCTCCCGTTGCTGGTCTCGTCAGCAGTCCTTTTCGGATCTTCCGTATATTGTTGCAGCAACGCACGACAGTTGCAACACTCGTCAAACGCCCTTTGAGCGGATTTTTGTATTAGAAATCCGTGAATTAGCAGAAATCCGTACCTTGACGGGTGTTGCACGGAGCGTTTCGATGCAACAGTTTAACCACTAAAAACACTCAGTAAATTCAGTTATTTACTCTCTGGCACACCTATTGCTTAATAGCTCCCAAGAAAAGACGCCGCATCGATACGTAAGCGACGCTAACCATATGGGAGGGAAGAGTGGCAGAACTGTTTTCCGCGGAATGGATGGCCGGTTTCCGCGAAGCCTGGAACGCCGAACCGGCGCTCGCTGGCGAACTCGCCAAGATCGGTTTCAACTCCACCATCGGATATGGCTTCAAGGGTGAGCCGACGCCGCGCGGTGTGCTTGTGATCGAGAACGGCACCGCAACCCACGGCGGCGCCTTCGATGGCGAGGAAGTCAACTGGGATCTGCGTGCCGATCAGGGCACCTGGGAAGGCTGGATCCGCAAGCCGCCCGGAATGATGGGTCTCGGCATGGCCTACACGTCGAAGAAGCTGCAGTTCGCCATCGGCGACTACGCGGCGATGATCAAGGACCCGCGTATGGCCGGTCCGTTCATGAAAAGCTTCGCCGTGATGGCAGACGTATCATGAGCAACACCCGCTCGTTCGCCACACCGGCTGCCCTTGCTGTTTTGCTCGCGACGTCGAGTATCGGCCTTGCTGCCGACTACGAAACGGCAATGGTCGAGGTTACCGCGGTCGGCGACGCCGCCGTCGTCGGGGCGACGGTGGTGCCGTACAAGGAAGTGGTCGTCTCGGCGATGGTGCCGGGACAGATCCGCTTCCTGGCGGGCCACGAAGGCGACCGTTTCAAGGCGAATACCCTGCTCGTCCAGATCGACGACGACGACCTGCAGGCCAAGCGCCGCGCAGCATCCGCCGCCGTGATGGCCGCACGCTCCGCCATCGATCAGGCCAATGTGCAGTATTCGCGCGAGCTCGTTTCTCCGCGGATCAACCGCAGCATGAGCCAGCCGACCGGCTTCGGCGTGCCGTCCATGTTCGATTCCTTCTTCACCCGTCCGTTCTCCAACGCGATGGGCCTGTCGAACCCTTGGGTGGAACGCTATGCCGACCTGCAGGGACAGGTGAGCGGCCTCAACCAGGCCAACAGCTCGTACCTGCAGGCCCGTGCCGCGCTTGACGAGATCGACACCAAAATTCGCGATGCCCGCCTCTTTACACCGTTCGATGGCGTGATCACCGCGAAGATGGTCGAGGTCGGCGACAACGCCCAGCCGGGTCAGCCGCTGATGCGTTTTGCCTATGTCGACTTCCTGCGCCTGCAGGCGGAAGTGCCGGTGCGCCTCGTTGCTTCGTTGCGCAAGGGCCAGTTCCTGCCGGCCCGCCTCGATGTCGGCTCCGGCATTCTGGTCGATGCCCGCGTCTCGCAGATCTACCCGATCGCCGATCAGGCCCGCCACACGGTCACGGTCAAGCTCGACCTGCCGCAGGGCGTTCCCGGCGGCCCGGGCATGTATGCCGAGATTCGCATTCCCGATCACACCACCGATGCCCGCAGCCTGCCGACCGTACCGCGCAAGTCGCTGGTCCAGCGCGGCAGCCTGTTCGGTGTCTACGTGCTCGAGGATGGCAGACCATCGCTGAAGATGGTGCGGGTCGGCGGCGACGCCGGCGAGGGACGCGTATCGGTGTTGTCCGGTCTCAAGGGCGGCGAACAGGTGATCGTCAATCCGAGTTCCGATCTCGGCAGCCACAACGCACGTCAAACCGCCGGCGACTGAGCTCGAAAAGTCGCCTGCATTAGCCCAATCAACCGATTTTTCCTGTCGGAACAGAAGTAGTGTGCCATGACCGACACGACGGAAAATAAGAACGAAGAAGCGACCGGCGCGGAAGGCGCTGCCGCCGCACCGTCTGCCGTGCAACACGCGCTCGGCATGGCCGGTTCGATGGCGCAGACCTTCATCCATTCGCCGCTGTCGCCGCTGTTCCTGATCTGCTGTCTTGCTGCCGGCATTCTCGGCCTCGCCGTGACGCCGCGCCAGGAAGACCCGCAGATCTCCGTCCCCATGGTCGACATCTTCTTCCAGTATGAAGGTGCCTCGACCGAACAGGTTTCCAGCCTTGCCGTCGATCCGCTCGAGCGGATGATGAGCGAGATCCCGGGCGTCAAGCACGTCTACTCCGCCTCCGACCGCGGCCAGGGCATGGTCACGGTGCAGTTCGAGGTCGGCGAGAAGATGGAGCCCTCGCTCGTCAAGCTCTACGACAAGCTCTATTCCAACCTCGACAAGATTCCGCCCGGCGTCTCCGAGCCGCTGGTCAAGCCGAAGGGCGTCGACGACGTCCCCGTCGTCACCATCACCATGTGGTCCGACAGCATCGACGATGCCGGCCTGCGCCTGCTCGGTCTCGAGGTGCTGCAGCGCATGAAGGAGGTGCCGAACACCTCGCAGAGCTTCATCGTCGGCGGCCGCTCCGAGGAAATGCGCGTCGAGGTCATCCCCGAACGTCTGTCCGGCTACGGCATCAGCCTCGATCAGATCGCCGGCACCATCACCTCTGCCAACCAGCGCAAGCGCGTCGGCGCCTCGGAAATCGACGGCCGCAGCTTCGATATCTTCTCCGGCGACTTCCTGCGCCACGCGACCGATCTTGAACATCTGATCGTCGGCACCTTCAACGGCAACCCGGTCTATCTGCGCGACGTCGCCATCGTCACCGAAGGTCCCGGCGAAGGCGCCAATGTGGTGCAGTATTTCACCGGCCCGGCAGCGTCCGACGACGCCCGCAAGATCCCGCAAGGCGCGCCGGCGGTGACCATCGCGGTGGCCAAGAAGACCGGCTCGAACGGCGTCACCGTCGCCGATGCGATCCTCGAAAAGGTCGAAGCCCTGAAGGGCCGCGTGATCCCCGACAATGTCGAGGTCGCGCTGACCCGCAACTACGGCGAGACCGCCAACGAGAAGGTCAACGAACTGATCTTCAAGCTGTTCGTGGCGACCGGCGCGGTTACCGTGCTGATCTGGATGTTCCTCGGCTTCCGCGCCGCGATCGTGGTGCTGATCGTCATCCCGGTGGTCATCCTGGTCACCGTCTTCTCGGCCTGGATCCTCGGCTACACCATCGACCGCGTGTCGCTGTTCGCGCTGATCTTCTCGATCGGCATATTGGTCGACGACGCCATCGTCGTCGTCGAGAACATCTACCGGCGCTGGCTGATCAAGGGCGAGGTCGACACCCCGACCACCGTCGATGCGGTGCGCGAAGTCGGCAACCCGACCATTCTCGCCACCTTCACCGTCATCGCAGCCCTGCTGCCGATGGGCTTCGTGTCCGGCATGATGGGCCCCTATATGGAGCCGATCCCGGCGCTTGGCTCGGTCGCGATGCTGTTCTCGCTGATCGCCGCCTTCGTCTTCACCCCGTGGCTCGCCTACCGTATCCGCCCCTCGCTTTCCAAGCTGAACAAGGCGCAGGAGAAGGAGCACAAGCAGGCTGAGGCACTCGGCAAGTTCTACAACGGCCTCTTGGTTCCGTTCATGAAGAACCCCGGCATGAACCGGATGCTGCGCTGGGGCGTGTGGGTGATCTTCGGGCTGTCCTGCCTGCTCTTCTACACCACCCATGTGGCGGTGAAGATGCTGCCCTTCGACAACAAGCCCGAATTCAACGTCGTCGTGAACATGCCTGAAGGCACGGCGCTGGCAACCACGGCGAACGTCACCCAGGAACTGACCAACCGGCTGCTGCAGATCCCCGAAGTGACGGCGATCCAGACCTATGCCGGCACCGCTTCGCCGTTCAACTTCAACGGCCTCGTGCGCCACTACTATCTGCGCCAGCGTCCGTGGGAAGCCGACATCCAGATCCAGCTTCTCAACAAGAGCGACCGCGACCGTTCGAGCCACCAGATCGCCGTCGAGGCGCGTGCCGCGCTCGACGAGATCGCAGCCAAGTCCGGCGCGCGCGTCGCCGTCATCGAGATGCCGCCCGGACCGCCGGTGCTGCAGACGCTGGTCGCCGAGGTCTATGGCCCGAATCCGGAAATGCGCCGCCAGGTCGCGCAGGACCTCACTCACCTCTTCGAGCAGGCGCCGAAGGTCGTCGACGTCGACAACTACATCGCCGACACCCACAACATCTGGCACTTCACCATCGACCGGCAGAAGGCGCTGCTGAAGGGCGTCTCGATCGAGAGCGTCAACCGTCAGCTCGCCATGGCGCTCGGCGGCTTCAAGCTCGGCGACGCCAAGCTCGGCCATGAGCTGGAACCGCGCTACATCGTGTTGCAGGCACCGCTCGACATCCGCAGCCAGATTTCGCGCCTCGGCGAAGTGCCGATCCGCACCCAGGCCGGCACCTTCGTCCCGCTGGCCGAAATCGGTCGCTTCGAATCCGTGCCGAAAGAGCCGCTGATCTATCACAAGGATCTGCGCCCGATCGAATACGTCACCGGCGACGTGGCCGGCCGCCTCGGCGCGCCGATCTACGGCATGCTCGAAGTCGGCGACCTGTTGAAGGATTACCGCACGCCGGACGGCAAGGAACTCGCCGCTCACTGGATCGGCCCCCCGGAAGACAACTTCGCCTCGGCCTTTGAATGGACCGGCGAGTGGACCGTCACCTACGAAACGTTCCGCGACATGGGCATCGCGTTTGCCGCTGCCATGGTGCTGATCTACATGCTCGTGGTCTGGGAATTCGGCAATTTCCGCCTGCCCGGCATCATCATGGCGCCGATCCCGCTGACCCTCATCGGCATCGTGCCCGGCCACTGGATCCTCGGCGCGGAATTCACCGCCACCTCGATGATCGGCTTCATCGCGCTCGCCGGCATCATCGTGCGCAACTCGATCCTTCTGGTCGACTTCTCGCGCCAGGCGGTCGAACAGGGCGTCGACGTCCAGGAAGCCGTCGTGCAGGCCTGCCGCACCCGGACACGGCCGATCATGATCACCGCCTTCGCACTGCTCGCCGGTTCGAGCGTCATCATCACCGACCCGATCTTCCAGGGCATGGCGATCTCGCTGATGTTCGGCGGCATGGTCTCGACCCTTTTGACGCTGATCATGATCCCGCTGGCCTGCGTGCGCACCCGCACCGCGATCGTCGAAAGCATCGAGGCCGAACACCAGCGCCGTGGCGAAAGCGCCTGCGTGGCGATGACCCCGGCGCAATACGACGTGGCTGATGAAGAACCCGGTCTCTTCGCCCGTCTCGCGAGCTGGGGCCCGGTCGCCGTCGTGATCATGTGGGTCACCATGGCCTTCTACGCCCTGCGCGCCCTGCCGTTCTTCCTGTGGCTGGCAATCAAGGAAGGCGCCAAGGGTATCGCCGCCCGCTTCCGCCGGCCGCCCGAGCCGGCCACGACGACGACGCCTCCCGCCGCCCCCGTGGCGTCGCCGGCACCTGCTGCACCTGCAGCCGCTCCGGTCGCCGAAGTAGCGCCGCAACCCGTAGCGCCGAAACCGGCCGCGGCAAAAGCCAAACCGGCTGAAAAGAAG encodes the following:
- a CDS encoding SCP-2 sterol transfer family protein is translated as MAELFSAEWMAGFREAWNAEPALAGELAKIGFNSTIGYGFKGEPTPRGVLVIENGTATHGGAFDGEEVNWDLRADQGTWEGWIRKPPGMMGLGMAYTSKKLQFAIGDYAAMIKDPRMAGPFMKSFAVMADVS
- a CDS encoding Fis family transcriptional regulator; the protein is MLFQPERDIFREMDDLLPLLEAIVSYIDEGVILTDRDGLVLYQNPAAGQLLGHSGNMPLQSLADIKGVDLQDALEKVVARARAAEEESGPVSSLIRFEMQIPVEDDVRDLEFHCCRACEAQGNMRLVIIQDRTNKRQLETLLDRASGDLVTKDPTMLDILDRVEKVAPMQAPVLLQGESGTGKTHIARLLHRLSRRSARPFVEVNCAAIPESLLESELFGHVKGAFTGANQDRQGRFKAADGGTLFLDEIAEIPMHLQAKLLRALQDGAFEPVGSDKSVKVDVRIISASNRHLRELVDQGYFRADLYYRLAVFPLHVPAIRERPGDIPLLLRHFCRQLERRGYPANVQYSPEATNILMNYPWPGNVRELENAIEHAMICSVGNVIRPESLPQDIRAATLGDSGINVRPRSGNGNGNGNGNGVHDERERIEEALANANGNKSLAAKYLGVDRTTLWRKMRRLKLDGAGAAAG
- a CDS encoding efflux RND transporter periplasmic adaptor subunit, with product MSNTRSFATPAALAVLLATSSIGLAADYETAMVEVTAVGDAAVVGATVVPYKEVVVSAMVPGQIRFLAGHEGDRFKANTLLVQIDDDDLQAKRRAASAAVMAARSAIDQANVQYSRELVSPRINRSMSQPTGFGVPSMFDSFFTRPFSNAMGLSNPWVERYADLQGQVSGLNQANSSYLQARAALDEIDTKIRDARLFTPFDGVITAKMVEVGDNAQPGQPLMRFAYVDFLRLQAEVPVRLVASLRKGQFLPARLDVGSGILVDARVSQIYPIADQARHTVTVKLDLPQGVPGGPGMYAEIRIPDHTTDARSLPTVPRKSLVQRGSLFGVYVLEDGRPSLKMVRVGGDAGEGRVSVLSGLKGGEQVIVNPSSDLGSHNARQTAGD
- a CDS encoding acriflavin resistance protein, whose protein sequence is MTDTTENKNEEATGAEGAAAAPSAVQHALGMAGSMAQTFIHSPLSPLFLICCLAAGILGLAVTPRQEDPQISVPMVDIFFQYEGASTEQVSSLAVDPLERMMSEIPGVKHVYSASDRGQGMVTVQFEVGEKMEPSLVKLYDKLYSNLDKIPPGVSEPLVKPKGVDDVPVVTITMWSDSIDDAGLRLLGLEVLQRMKEVPNTSQSFIVGGRSEEMRVEVIPERLSGYGISLDQIAGTITSANQRKRVGASEIDGRSFDIFSGDFLRHATDLEHLIVGTFNGNPVYLRDVAIVTEGPGEGANVVQYFTGPAASDDARKIPQGAPAVTIAVAKKTGSNGVTVADAILEKVEALKGRVIPDNVEVALTRNYGETANEKVNELIFKLFVATGAVTVLIWMFLGFRAAIVVLIVIPVVILVTVFSAWILGYTIDRVSLFALIFSIGILVDDAIVVVENIYRRWLIKGEVDTPTTVDAVREVGNPTILATFTVIAALLPMGFVSGMMGPYMEPIPALGSVAMLFSLIAAFVFTPWLAYRIRPSLSKLNKAQEKEHKQAEALGKFYNGLLVPFMKNPGMNRMLRWGVWVIFGLSCLLFYTTHVAVKMLPFDNKPEFNVVVNMPEGTALATTANVTQELTNRLLQIPEVTAIQTYAGTASPFNFNGLVRHYYLRQRPWEADIQIQLLNKSDRDRSSHQIAVEARAALDEIAAKSGARVAVIEMPPGPPVLQTLVAEVYGPNPEMRRQVAQDLTHLFEQAPKVVDVDNYIADTHNIWHFTIDRQKALLKGVSIESVNRQLAMALGGFKLGDAKLGHELEPRYIVLQAPLDIRSQISRLGEVPIRTQAGTFVPLAEIGRFESVPKEPLIYHKDLRPIEYVTGDVAGRLGAPIYGMLEVGDLLKDYRTPDGKELAAHWIGPPEDNFASAFEWTGEWTVTYETFRDMGIAFAAAMVLIYMLVVWEFGNFRLPGIIMAPIPLTLIGIVPGHWILGAEFTATSMIGFIALAGIIVRNSILLVDFSRQAVEQGVDVQEAVVQACRTRTRPIMITAFALLAGSSVIITDPIFQGMAISLMFGGMVSTLLTLIMIPLACVRTRTAIVESIEAEHQRRGESACVAMTPAQYDVADEEPGLFARLASWGPVAVVIMWVTMAFYALRALPFFLWLAIKEGAKGIAARFRRPPEPATTTTPPAAPVASPAPAAPAAAPVAEVAPQPVAPKPAAAKAKPAEKKSETATPKTAAKKATAKPAASKPAPAAKDTPEPETEPATESAEEAPAEKPTTTAKRGTTKRTATTRAPSKKVTAKPAPKKHPATRSAPAKKKPATTRTRRKTEDK